From the Aggregicoccus sp. 17bor-14 genome, one window contains:
- a CDS encoding response regulator: protein MMAGAAGMEGAGGAGSLAPPGTVLLVEDNPDDVALTLRAFQRAGITHPVVVVEDGVEALEYLFGEGRHQKEGAAHRPLVVLLDLNLPLLDGHEVLRRIRQDPRTRTLPVVILTSSAEDQDVVRSYDSGANSYVRKPVSFLAFVEAARQLGVYWLQLNHPPPPRPSFPSPGSGGSR from the coding sequence ATGATGGCAGGCGCGGCGGGGATGGAGGGCGCGGGAGGCGCGGGCTCGCTCGCGCCGCCGGGCACGGTGCTGCTCGTGGAGGACAACCCGGACGACGTGGCGCTCACCCTGCGCGCCTTCCAGCGCGCCGGCATCACCCACCCCGTGGTGGTGGTGGAGGACGGGGTGGAGGCGCTCGAGTACCTCTTCGGCGAGGGGCGCCACCAGAAGGAGGGCGCCGCCCACCGCCCGCTCGTGGTGCTGCTGGACCTGAACCTGCCGCTCCTGGACGGCCACGAGGTGCTGCGCCGCATCCGCCAGGATCCTCGGACCCGTACCCTGCCCGTGGTCATCCTCACCTCCTCCGCCGAGGACCAGGACGTGGTGCGCAGCTACGACTCGGGCGCCAACAGCTACGTGCGCAAGCCCGTCTCCTTCCTTGCGTTCGTGGAGGCGGCGCGCCAGCTGGGCGTGTACTGGCTGCAGCTCAACCACCCGCCGCCCCCGCGCCCCAGCTTCCCGAGCCCCGGCTCCGGAGGCTCGCGATGA
- a CDS encoding ATPase domain-containing protein, with the protein MSAVESPSVHLPRVSTGIEGLDTVLHGGLLQGGTYIVVGMPGAGKTILGNQFCYHHVKGGGRVVYVTLLAETHSRMLAHLREMDFFTAEPLATAFQYVSAYRTLVKEGLAGLLESLRKLIREHRASLLVIDGLVSATHNAANELAFKEFIHELNTLVGVMNCTTLLLTNGQGPDDVHPEHTMVDGLIELKDELVGVRSVRHLNVRKFRGSAHLRGEHTFVITGHGITVYPRLEAQLGENAVIPQEQEGQLPLGVPELDRMLGGGLQRGSVTLLMGPSGSGKTLLGLQFLHEGVQRNESCLYFGFYESPPRLMAKADGIGLHLRPALKSGLLQALWQPPSELLLDALGERLLITVKARGVKRLLLDGLIGFKEATVHPERINRFFAVLTNELRAQGVTAVFTEETRLLFGPEVEAPVKAMSALVENHLFLRQVEMDGELRRAITILKTRESNHETSVRELHISAQGFRVGGPFRDVDSLLTGQSKPRTERALRAKPPSKASPKGAKKRAPGRGGSK; encoded by the coding sequence ATGAGCGCAGTCGAATCCCCCTCGGTCCACCTGCCCCGCGTGTCCACCGGCATCGAGGGCCTGGACACGGTGCTGCACGGCGGCCTGCTGCAGGGGGGCACCTACATCGTCGTGGGCATGCCCGGGGCGGGGAAGACCATCCTCGGCAACCAGTTCTGCTACCACCACGTGAAGGGGGGCGGGCGGGTGGTCTACGTCACCCTCCTCGCCGAGACGCACAGCCGCATGCTCGCGCACCTGCGCGAGATGGACTTCTTCACCGCCGAGCCGCTGGCCACCGCGTTCCAGTACGTGAGCGCCTACCGCACGCTGGTGAAGGAGGGGCTCGCGGGGCTGCTCGAGAGCTTGCGCAAGCTCATCCGTGAGCACCGCGCGAGCCTGCTGGTCATCGACGGCCTGGTGAGCGCGACGCACAACGCCGCCAACGAGCTCGCCTTCAAGGAGTTCATCCACGAGCTCAACACCCTGGTGGGGGTGATGAACTGCACCACGCTCTTGCTCACCAACGGCCAGGGCCCGGACGACGTGCACCCCGAGCACACCATGGTGGACGGGCTCATCGAGCTGAAGGACGAGCTGGTGGGGGTGCGCAGCGTGCGCCACCTCAACGTGCGCAAGTTCCGCGGCAGCGCGCACCTGCGCGGCGAGCACACCTTCGTCATCACCGGGCACGGCATCACGGTGTACCCGCGGCTCGAGGCGCAGCTGGGCGAGAACGCGGTCATCCCCCAGGAGCAGGAGGGGCAGCTGCCGCTGGGCGTGCCCGAGCTGGACCGCATGCTGGGCGGCGGCCTGCAGCGCGGCAGCGTCACGCTGCTGATGGGCCCCTCGGGCAGCGGCAAGACGCTGCTGGGCCTGCAGTTCCTGCACGAGGGCGTGCAGCGCAACGAGAGCTGCCTCTACTTCGGCTTCTACGAGAGCCCGCCGCGCCTCATGGCCAAGGCGGACGGCATCGGGCTGCACCTGCGCCCCGCGCTGAAGAGCGGGCTGCTGCAGGCCCTGTGGCAGCCGCCCAGCGAGCTGTTGCTGGACGCGCTGGGCGAGCGGCTGCTGATCACGGTGAAGGCGCGCGGGGTGAAGCGGCTGCTGCTGGACGGGCTGATCGGCTTCAAGGAGGCCACCGTCCACCCCGAGCGCATCAACCGCTTCTTCGCCGTGCTCACCAACGAGCTGCGCGCGCAAGGGGTCACGGCGGTGTTCACCGAGGAGACGCGGCTGCTCTTCGGCCCGGAGGTGGAGGCGCCGGTGAAGGCGATGAGCGCGCTGGTGGAGAACCACCTCTTCCTGCGCCAGGTGGAGATGGACGGCGAGCTGCGCCGCGCCATCACCATCCTCAAGACGCGCGAGAGCAACCACGAGACGAGCGTGCGCGAGCTGCACATCAGCGCGCAGGGCTTCCGCGTGGGCGGCCCCTTCCGGGACGTGGACTCGCTGCTCACCGGCCAGAGCAAGCCGCGCACGGAGCGCGCCCTGCGGGCCAAGCCCCCGTCGAAGGCTTCGCCGAAGGGCGCCAAGAAGCGCGCGCCGGGGCGCGGGGGGAGCAAGTGA
- a CDS encoding response regulator, with product MARSLMVVDDDADLRETLQEVLSDAGFEVQGARDGAHALELLRTRERLPDLLLLDMMMPVMDGRSFLRAAHADATYAGLKVVIFSASVDVERTAKELGASGYLRKPVSVEGLLDLVERQLVDRA from the coding sequence ATGGCCCGCTCCCTGATGGTCGTGGACGACGACGCGGACCTGCGCGAGACCCTGCAGGAGGTGCTGAGCGACGCGGGCTTCGAGGTGCAGGGCGCGCGCGACGGCGCCCACGCGCTCGAGCTGCTGCGCACGCGCGAGCGGCTGCCGGACCTGCTGCTGCTGGACATGATGATGCCGGTGATGGACGGGCGCAGCTTCCTGCGCGCCGCGCACGCGGACGCCACGTACGCCGGCCTCAAGGTGGTCATCTTCAGCGCCTCGGTGGACGTGGAGCGCACGGCGAAGGAGCTGGGCGCCTCCGGCTACCTGCGCAAGCCGGTGAGCGTGGAGGGGCTGCTGGACCTCGTGGAGCGGCAGCTCGTCGACAGGGCCTGA
- a CDS encoding response regulator has translation MRTVLLVDDEHAIVDALQGILEDEGYRVLTAAHGREALARLAEAKPDVALLDVMMPVMGGRELLAHLRASPEWSRLPVLMMSAVPREVLERQEGGALACDAFLEKPFDLGTLLATLDRLAGPEKG, from the coding sequence GTGAGAACCGTCCTGCTCGTCGACGACGAGCACGCCATCGTGGATGCCCTGCAGGGCATCCTCGAGGACGAGGGCTACCGGGTGCTCACGGCCGCCCACGGCCGCGAGGCGCTCGCGCGCCTGGCCGAGGCGAAGCCGGACGTGGCCCTGCTGGACGTGATGATGCCGGTGATGGGGGGCAGGGAGCTGCTCGCGCACCTGCGCGCGAGCCCCGAGTGGAGCCGCCTGCCCGTGCTGATGATGAGCGCGGTGCCGCGCGAGGTGCTCGAGCGGCAGGAGGGCGGCGCGCTCGCCTGCGACGCCTTCCTCGAGAAGCCCTTCGACCTGGGCACGCTGCTGGCCACCCTGGACCGGCTCGCGGGCCCGGAGAAGGGCTAG
- a CDS encoding sensor histidine kinase — translation MPERQTAHFRRLLTRSVAVPILLLLALAAVLFLQLTQLLAAYRATEHSDAIILRAERVRQLLVDRETGLRGYLLTGEPRFLEPYERSERELPGAMAALEGQLDLPQQQQRYGQLRERWRDWESIAAQERALKDEGGDYRALVAGGESKARMDRLRATLDELVSFARERRAQRADAAQASARRVLVGTGAAVLLIGLGLAYVSRRQLLMLSGRYESNVRALRQLNAELESRVEQRTRELQHMNRELETFSYSVSHDLRTPLRAIDGFSQALLEDEAARISPEGQDSLRRVRAAAGRMGQLIDDLLRLSRVGRAELQRAPVDLGALAQEILAELQRREPGRQVQLDVQQPLPAHADPQLARVLLENLLQNAWKFTARKAQAHIALRREPEGVTGSAPGGPPTYRVEDDGAGFDMAYAGKLFSPFQRLHKTSEFPGTGIGLATVQRIVHRHGGSIRAEGRPGEGARFIFTLGEAST, via the coding sequence GTGCCCGAGCGGCAGACCGCGCACTTCCGCCGCCTGCTCACGCGCTCCGTCGCGGTGCCCATCCTGCTGCTGCTGGCGCTCGCCGCGGTGCTCTTCCTGCAGCTCACCCAGCTGCTCGCGGCCTACCGCGCCACCGAGCACTCGGACGCCATCATCCTGCGCGCCGAGCGGGTGCGGCAGCTGCTGGTGGACCGCGAGACGGGCCTGCGCGGCTACCTGCTCACCGGCGAGCCGCGCTTCCTCGAGCCCTACGAGCGCTCGGAACGGGAGCTGCCCGGTGCGATGGCGGCGCTCGAGGGTCAGCTGGACCTGCCGCAGCAGCAGCAGCGCTACGGCCAGCTGCGCGAGCGCTGGAGAGACTGGGAGAGCATCGCCGCGCAGGAGCGGGCGCTCAAGGACGAGGGGGGCGACTACCGCGCCCTGGTGGCCGGCGGCGAGAGCAAGGCGCGCATGGACCGGCTGCGCGCGACGCTGGACGAGCTGGTCTCCTTCGCGCGCGAGCGCCGCGCCCAGCGCGCGGACGCCGCCCAGGCGAGCGCGCGCCGGGTGCTGGTGGGCACCGGCGCCGCGGTGCTGCTCATCGGCCTGGGGCTCGCCTACGTGAGCCGCCGCCAGCTGTTGATGCTCTCCGGCCGCTACGAGTCCAACGTGCGCGCGCTGCGGCAGCTCAACGCCGAGCTGGAGAGCCGCGTGGAGCAGCGCACCCGGGAGCTGCAGCACATGAACCGGGAGCTGGAGACCTTCAGCTACTCGGTCAGCCACGACCTGCGCACCCCCTTGCGCGCCATCGACGGCTTCAGCCAGGCGCTGCTCGAGGACGAGGCCGCGCGCATCAGCCCCGAGGGCCAGGACTCCCTGCGCCGCGTGCGCGCGGCGGCCGGGCGCATGGGGCAGCTCATCGACGACCTGCTGCGCCTCAGCCGCGTGGGGCGCGCCGAGCTGCAGCGCGCGCCGGTGGACCTGGGGGCGCTCGCGCAGGAGATCCTCGCGGAGCTGCAGCGCCGCGAGCCCGGGCGCCAGGTGCAGCTGGACGTGCAGCAGCCCCTGCCCGCGCACGCGGACCCGCAGCTCGCCCGCGTGCTGCTGGAGAACCTGCTGCAGAACGCCTGGAAGTTCACCGCGCGCAAGGCGCAGGCCCACATCGCGCTCCGGCGCGAGCCCGAGGGCGTGACCGGAAGCGCGCCCGGCGGCCCGCCCACCTACCGGGTGGAGGACGACGGGGCGGGCTTCGACATGGCGTACGCGGGCAAGCTCTTCAGCCCCTTCCAACGTCTGCACAAGACGAGTGAGTTCCCGGGCACGGGCATCGGGCTGGCCACGGTGCAGCGGATCGTGCACCGTCACGGCGGGAGCATCCGGGCGGAAGGAAGGCCCGGCGAGGGCGCCCGCTTCATCTTCACGCTGGGGGAGGCGAGCACATGA
- a CDS encoding ATP-binding protein, with protein sequence MTLSATPPRPLAVLHVEDSADDVLLLERELRHGGFAIARSAQVETEQALEAALAQGPWDVVLADYTMPHYSAPAALQLLRRRGLDIPFIVVSGTVGEHEGVEMMRAGASDYFGKHYLTRLPAAVERELQAAQSRRERARGERDRALLASASELLGRSLDYERTLEQVARLAVPEVADWCAVFLPDGHGGLRLGVVAHQLPGLEAQVQRLSEGLQLNPAARVGPLQVARTGEPELVTRASAERLAQIAPPALKEALDALGICTGVHVPLASSQGVLGVLSLVGMGARAPMGPQDLALAQELARRASLALQNARLYREAQAAVHLREEFLQVAAHELRTPLTTLRLQLGRLARSEEVRSASPALGGGLERAQRQVGRLSTLVESLLDVSRLESGALQLHREEVDLAELVREVAERYADEARGAGCPLQLELAPGLVGPWDRLRLDQAVAALVANAFKFGPGHPVQLSTARVGAAAQLVVEDRGIGLAPADLERIFERFERAVSERHYGGLGLGLYLARRSVRAHGGELRAEARPGAGARFVLELPLAALEGFSPSPGGSRSGSGGLH encoded by the coding sequence ATGACCCTGTCGGCGACCCCCCCGCGCCCCCTCGCGGTGCTGCACGTGGAGGACAGCGCGGACGACGTGCTGCTGCTCGAGCGCGAGCTGCGCCACGGCGGCTTCGCCATCGCGCGCAGCGCGCAGGTGGAGACGGAGCAGGCGCTGGAGGCGGCGCTCGCGCAGGGCCCCTGGGACGTGGTGCTCGCGGACTACACCATGCCGCACTACAGCGCCCCCGCCGCCCTGCAGCTGCTGCGGCGCCGCGGCCTGGACATCCCCTTCATCGTGGTGAGCGGCACGGTGGGGGAGCACGAGGGCGTGGAGATGATGCGCGCGGGCGCCAGCGACTACTTCGGCAAGCACTACCTCACCCGGCTGCCGGCCGCGGTGGAGCGCGAGCTGCAGGCGGCGCAGAGCCGGCGCGAGCGCGCGCGGGGCGAGCGCGACCGGGCGCTGCTCGCCAGCGCGAGCGAGCTGCTGGGGCGCTCGCTCGACTACGAGCGCACGCTCGAGCAGGTGGCGCGGCTCGCGGTGCCGGAGGTCGCGGACTGGTGCGCCGTCTTCCTGCCGGACGGCCACGGCGGCCTGCGCCTGGGCGTGGTGGCGCACCAGCTGCCGGGCCTCGAGGCGCAGGTGCAGCGCCTGAGCGAGGGGCTGCAGCTCAACCCCGCCGCGCGCGTCGGGCCCCTGCAGGTGGCGCGCACGGGCGAGCCCGAGCTCGTCACCCGCGCGAGCGCGGAGCGGCTCGCGCAGATCGCCCCGCCCGCGCTGAAGGAGGCGCTGGACGCGCTCGGCATCTGCACCGGCGTGCACGTGCCGCTCGCCTCCTCGCAGGGGGTGCTCGGGGTGCTCAGCCTGGTGGGCATGGGCGCGCGCGCGCCGATGGGCCCGCAGGACCTCGCGCTCGCGCAGGAGCTCGCCCGGCGCGCGAGCCTCGCGCTGCAGAACGCGCGCCTCTACCGCGAGGCGCAGGCCGCGGTGCACCTGCGCGAGGAGTTCCTGCAGGTGGCGGCGCACGAGCTGCGCACCCCGCTCACCACGCTGCGCCTGCAGCTCGGAAGGCTCGCGAGGTCCGAGGAGGTGCGCAGCGCGAGCCCCGCGCTCGGCGGAGGCCTCGAGCGCGCGCAGCGCCAGGTGGGGCGCCTCAGCACCCTGGTGGAGAGCCTGCTGGACGTGAGCCGCCTGGAGAGCGGCGCGCTGCAGCTGCACCGCGAGGAGGTGGACCTCGCGGAGCTGGTGCGCGAGGTGGCCGAGCGCTACGCGGACGAGGCGCGCGGGGCGGGCTGCCCGCTGCAGCTGGAGCTCGCGCCGGGGCTGGTGGGGCCCTGGGACCGGCTGCGGCTGGACCAGGCCGTGGCGGCGCTGGTGGCCAACGCCTTCAAGTTCGGCCCGGGCCACCCCGTTCAGCTCTCGACCGCGCGCGTGGGCGCCGCCGCGCAGCTGGTGGTGGAGGACCGGGGCATCGGGCTCGCGCCGGCGGACCTCGAGCGCATCTTCGAGCGCTTCGAGCGCGCGGTGAGCGAGCGGCACTACGGAGGCCTGGGCCTCGGGCTCTATCTCGCGCGCCGCTCGGTGCGCGCCCACGGCGGCGAGCTGCGCGCGGAGGCCCGTCCCGGCGCCGGCGCGCGCTTCGTGCTCGAGCTGCCGCTCGCCGCGCTCGAGGGCTTCTCGCCCTCCCCCGGCGGCTCGCGCAGTGGCTCTGGAGGTCTGCACTGA